A section of the Rossellomorea marisflavi genome encodes:
- a CDS encoding ABC transporter ATP-binding protein, whose amino-acid sequence MDYVIEMLNIRKEFPGIVANDNITLQLKQGEIHALLGENGAGKSTLMNVLFGLYQPEQGEIRVRGKKVDITNPNIANDLGIGMVHQHFMLVDTFTVTENIILGREPKSGATVDIKKAEKEISDISEKYGLRVDPSAKISDISVGMQQRVEILKTLYRGAEILIFDEPTAVLTPQEIKELIQIMKTLIKEGKSIILITHKLKEIMEVCDNVTVIRKGKGIGTVSVSDTNPNDLASLMVGREVTFKTEKIPASPKEVVLEVRDLQVKDSRNVPVVKGLNLDLKAGEILGIAGVDGNGQSELIEAITGLMKADSGSIKLNGKEILNMRPRKIYEAGVGHIPQDRHKHGLVLDFPIGENIVLQNYYKKPYSNKGILSYKNIYNHARKIIAEFDVRTPSEYTLARSLSGGNQQKAIIGREVDKDPDLLIAAQPTRGLDVGAIEFIHRRLIEQRDNGKAVLLLSFELDEILNVSDRIAVIYEGQIVAIVDPKDTTEQELGLLMAGSKGKGTGETSHV is encoded by the coding sequence ATGGATTATGTAATCGAGATGCTGAATATCCGCAAGGAGTTCCCTGGCATCGTAGCTAACGACAATATTACTCTCCAGCTCAAACAAGGTGAAATTCATGCGCTTCTTGGTGAAAATGGAGCCGGTAAGTCCACGTTGATGAACGTGTTGTTCGGTCTCTACCAACCCGAACAGGGTGAGATCCGCGTGCGAGGGAAAAAGGTGGACATCACGAATCCCAACATTGCAAATGATCTCGGGATCGGAATGGTCCACCAGCATTTCATGCTCGTTGATACGTTCACTGTAACTGAGAACATTATCCTCGGCAGGGAACCAAAATCGGGTGCCACGGTGGATATTAAAAAAGCTGAAAAAGAAATATCGGATATATCTGAGAAATATGGCCTTAGGGTCGACCCTTCTGCCAAGATATCAGATATATCAGTAGGGATGCAGCAGAGGGTGGAGATCCTTAAAACGCTCTATCGCGGAGCTGAAATCCTGATCTTCGATGAGCCGACCGCCGTCCTGACGCCACAGGAAATCAAAGAGCTGATCCAGATCATGAAAACCTTGATCAAAGAAGGGAAATCCATCATCCTTATCACTCACAAACTGAAGGAAATCATGGAAGTGTGTGATAATGTAACCGTTATCAGAAAAGGAAAAGGGATCGGGACTGTCAGCGTGTCAGACACGAACCCCAATGATCTGGCAAGCCTTATGGTCGGAAGGGAAGTCACGTTCAAAACGGAAAAGATCCCTGCATCCCCTAAGGAAGTGGTTCTCGAGGTTCGCGACCTTCAAGTGAAGGACTCCCGGAATGTTCCGGTCGTGAAAGGATTGAATCTGGACCTGAAAGCAGGTGAGATCCTCGGTATTGCAGGAGTCGATGGTAACGGTCAAAGTGAACTGATCGAAGCCATCACCGGCCTCATGAAAGCAGACAGCGGTTCGATCAAACTGAATGGTAAAGAGATTTTGAACATGAGACCGAGGAAAATCTATGAAGCGGGTGTCGGACATATCCCGCAGGATCGTCATAAGCACGGATTGGTACTGGACTTCCCGATCGGTGAAAATATCGTTCTTCAAAACTACTATAAAAAACCGTATTCAAATAAGGGAATTCTGAGCTATAAAAATATTTACAATCATGCAAGGAAGATCATCGCAGAGTTTGATGTTCGTACGCCGTCTGAATACACCCTGGCACGATCTTTGTCCGGGGGGAATCAGCAAAAAGCCATCATCGGCAGGGAAGTGGATAAAGATCCGGATCTTCTCATCGCTGCACAGCCTACCCGCGGGTTGGACGTAGGGGCGATCGAATTCATTCACAGGCGTCTCATCGAACAGCGGGACAACGGAAAAGCCGTATTGCTGCTTTCTTTCGAACTGGATGAAATCCTGAATGTAAGCGACCGTATTGCTGTGATTTATGAAGGACAGATTGTCGCGATCGTCGATCCAAAAGACACGACGGAACAGGAGCTCGGCCTCTTGATGGCTGGTTCGAAAGGGAAAGGAACGGGGGAAACATCACATGTCTAA